A genomic segment from Paenibacillus sp. encodes:
- a CDS encoding glycoside hydrolase family 95 protein, whose product MNLHYEKPARAWTEALPVGNGRLGAMVFGGIEEERMQLNEDTLWSGAPQEWNNPKARAALPELRRLIAEGKYEEAEALSKASTMGPYTQSYMPLGDLRLRFYHGNWASDYRRELDLRGGVSRTSYRIGGVRYVRETFASFPDQVLVVRLYASKPGRLRFRARLDSPLRSAAEPAGEALLLRGHCPERVDPNYYDTDEPIRYGDPERTTAMRFEGRLQVRLDGPGTWRIDDQGLHVEGAERCTLLFAAATSFDGFDRAPNPGREPGPIAERAVRAALAKSDAELFAAHAADHRALFDRVELRLGAPAAPDTLPTDRRIREYGAADPRLVELLFQYGRYLLIASSRPGTQPANLQGIWNEEPRPVWSSNYTLNINAQMNYWPAEVCHLPECHEPFLQFIGELAANGRRTAEVNYGCRGWTAHHNSDVWRQTAPPGDYGHGNPLWANWPMAGPWLCAHLWEHYRFGGDLRYLRDTAYPIMKEAALFCLDWLIDDGAGGLMTSPSTSPEHRFRLPDGRTHALSESSAMDISLIRELFRHCIEAARELGVDPEFAEELRATMRQLPPHRIGKHGQLQEWSRDFDDEDRVHRHVSHLYDVYPGDAVTKSAAPEWFEAAKASLERRGDGGTGWSLGWKVNLWARFKDGNRALRLLSNLLTLVEDDGTTIDLHRGGVYANLFDAHPPFQIDGNFGATAGIAELLLQSHDGAIELLPALPDAWPEGRVRGLRARGGFEVSITWRGGRLEQADIVSRRGGECRIRSRTPLRVRAGDSALQSVLEGEDVYRFAASPGTVYTIFESNR is encoded by the coding sequence ATGAACCTACATTACGAGAAGCCCGCCCGAGCGTGGACGGAGGCGCTGCCGGTCGGCAACGGCCGGCTTGGCGCCATGGTGTTCGGCGGCATCGAGGAAGAGCGGATGCAGCTGAACGAAGATACGCTCTGGTCGGGCGCTCCGCAGGAGTGGAACAATCCGAAGGCGAGGGCGGCGCTGCCGGAGCTGCGGCGCCTGATCGCCGAGGGCAAGTACGAGGAAGCCGAGGCGCTCAGCAAAGCTTCCACGATGGGGCCGTACACGCAGTCTTATATGCCGCTCGGGGATTTGCGGCTCCGATTTTACCACGGCAATTGGGCTTCCGACTACCGTCGGGAGCTCGATCTGCGCGGCGGCGTCTCGCGCACGTCCTATCGCATCGGAGGGGTGCGGTACGTGCGCGAGACGTTCGCCTCGTTCCCCGATCAGGTGCTGGTCGTCCGGCTGTACGCCAGCAAGCCCGGGAGACTTCGCTTCCGCGCGCGTCTGGACAGTCCGCTGCGTTCCGCCGCGGAGCCGGCGGGCGAGGCGCTGCTGCTGCGCGGGCATTGTCCGGAGCGGGTCGATCCGAACTATTACGACACCGATGAACCGATCCGTTACGGGGATCCGGAGCGAACGACCGCTATGCGCTTCGAAGGCCGGCTGCAGGTGCGGCTGGACGGCCCGGGGACTTGGCGGATCGACGACCAAGGCCTGCACGTGGAGGGCGCCGAGCGGTGCACGCTGCTGTTCGCCGCCGCGACCAGCTTCGACGGCTTCGATCGAGCTCCTAACCCCGGGAGGGAGCCGGGGCCGATTGCGGAGCGGGCGGTGCGCGCCGCGCTGGCGAAGTCGGACGCGGAACTGTTCGCCGCTCACGCCGCCGATCACCGCGCCCTGTTCGATCGCGTCGAGCTCCGGCTCGGCGCGCCGGCCGCCCCCGACACCCTGCCCACGGACCGGCGCATCCGGGAATACGGCGCAGCGGACCCGAGGCTGGTCGAGCTGCTGTTTCAATACGGGCGCTACCTGCTGATCGCGAGCTCCCGTCCCGGCACGCAGCCGGCGAATTTGCAGGGCATCTGGAACGAGGAGCCGCGCCCCGTGTGGAGCAGCAACTACACGCTGAACATTAACGCGCAGATGAACTATTGGCCTGCGGAGGTGTGCCACCTGCCGGAATGCCATGAGCCGTTCCTCCAGTTCATCGGCGAGTTGGCCGCGAACGGCCGGCGTACCGCCGAGGTGAACTACGGCTGCAGGGGATGGACCGCCCACCATAATTCGGATGTTTGGCGGCAGACGGCGCCGCCGGGCGACTACGGCCACGGCAACCCGCTGTGGGCGAACTGGCCGATGGCCGGCCCGTGGCTGTGCGCGCATCTGTGGGAGCATTATCGCTTCGGCGGAGATCTGCGCTACCTGCGCGATACGGCGTATCCGATCATGAAGGAAGCGGCGCTCTTCTGCTTGGACTGGCTGATCGACGACGGGGCGGGCGGGTTGATGACGTCGCCGTCGACGTCGCCCGAGCACCGGTTCCGGCTGCCCGACGGGCGTACGCATGCACTGAGCGAATCTTCCGCGATGGACATCTCGCTCATTCGCGAGCTGTTCCGCCATTGCATCGAAGCGGCGCGAGAGCTCGGCGTCGACCCCGAGTTCGCGGAGGAGCTGCGGGCGACGATGCGGCAGCTGCCTCCGCACCGGATCGGGAAGCACGGGCAGCTGCAGGAATGGTCGCGCGATTTCGACGACGAAGACCGGGTTCACCGCCATGTGTCGCATCTGTACGACGTGTATCCGGGGGACGCAGTGACGAAATCGGCGGCGCCCGAATGGTTCGAAGCCGCGAAAGCGTCGCTGGAACGGCGCGGCGACGGCGGCACCGGATGGAGCCTCGGGTGGAAAGTGAATTTATGGGCCCGCTTCAAGGACGGCAACCGGGCGCTGCGGCTCCTCTCCAATCTGCTCACCTTGGTCGAAGACGACGGCACGACCATCGATTTGCACCGCGGAGGCGTGTACGCCAATTTGTTCGACGCGCACCCGCCGTTCCAGATCGACGGCAATTTCGGGGCGACCGCCGGCATCGCCGAGCTGCTGCTGCAGTCCCACGACGGCGCAATCGAGCTGCTGCCGGCGCTGCCCGACGCTTGGCCGGAGGGCCGCGTGCGCGGCCTGCGCGCCCGCGGCGGGTTCGAGGTATCGATCACGTGGCGCGGCGGGCGGCTCGAACAAGCCGACATCGTATCGCGGCGCGGCGGCGAATGCCGCATCCGCAGCCGGACGCCGCTTCGCGTTCGCGCCGGCGATTCGGCGTTGCAATCCGTCCTGGAGGGAGAGGACGTGTATCGTTTCGCCGCTTCCCCGGGAACGGTGTATACGATTTTCGAGTCGAACCGCTGA
- a CDS encoding alpha/beta hydrolase, translating into MAWLRVHFHSETLRMPTAMEVLLPQRGEGPRMTVDLGPYPTLYLLHDLGEDQTAWMRRSSIERYAEGRPLAVVMPAGHRSWYADMAFGRNYSRFIAEELPAFCERMYPLSNLREHRYVAGCGMGGFGAVTAALRAPERFALAASFSGALDAAGAAERLPPELARDVFGDEGRSGSSDAFAAAQALSATNRPRPDIALWCGIGDPVRDDNVRFRDSAASLGLTVVYEEGPGEPGWASWDRCVERLIDRLAPRVPVRQGGTSQWR; encoded by the coding sequence ATGGCTTGGCTGCGCGTACATTTTCATTCCGAGACGCTGCGCATGCCGACCGCCATGGAGGTGCTGCTGCCGCAGCGCGGCGAAGGCCCCCGCATGACGGTCGACCTCGGACCTTACCCGACGCTGTATTTGCTGCACGATCTGGGCGAAGATCAGACCGCTTGGATGCGGCGGTCGAGTATCGAGCGCTACGCGGAAGGCCGGCCGCTCGCGGTCGTTATGCCGGCCGGGCACCGAAGCTGGTACGCCGATATGGCGTTCGGCCGGAACTATTCCCGCTTCATCGCCGAAGAGCTGCCTGCGTTTTGCGAGCGGATGTATCCGCTTTCGAACCTGCGGGAACATCGATATGTCGCCGGCTGCGGCATGGGCGGGTTCGGCGCGGTGACCGCCGCGCTGCGGGCGCCGGAGCGCTTCGCCCTTGCGGCTTCCTTCTCCGGCGCGCTGGATGCGGCGGGAGCGGCCGAGCGGCTGCCGCCGGAGCTGGCGAGAGACGTGTTCGGTGACGAGGGGCGCTCCGGGAGCAGCGATGCGTTCGCTGCCGCGCAGGCGCTCTCCGCCACGAACCGTCCGCGGCCGGACATCGCGCTCTGGTGCGGAATCGGGGATCCGGTCCGCGACGACAACGTCCGATTCCGCGATAGCGCGGCATCGCTCGGCTTGACCGTCGTCTATGAAGAAGGGCCAGGAGAGCCCGGCTGGGCGAGCTGGGACCGGTGCGTCGAACGGCTGATCGATCGTCTCGCGCCGCGCGTACCTGTTCGGCAAGGGGGGACGTCGCAATGGCGCTGA
- a CDS encoding transcriptional regulator codes for MRLITLIQGKPGILARELAERCDTTERTIYRDLEALSAMNVPVSNLGHGKGYAFVGNFSLYPLDWTDEETLAFTMLPSILEHVQQLLPPGFSSAYEKVMAANRKEKAKRRDTIEDIADIIQTGTPSHRDDAQHHLFAIMQAALSQKTVEATYFTLSRNETKERKIDPYYLVPREQRFYLIGYCHSAQEIRTFRLSRFRRVSLTEQSFDKGDFNIRQYMKHTWSIERGDELITFKVKFAPNVARYIREEELFVRPKLTEMPDGGLLFEVTVNHDREFLGWLSQYGPDAEIVEPQSYREQMRERLERWQAIYAR; via the coding sequence ATGCGACTCATTACATTAATACAGGGAAAGCCCGGAATACTGGCCCGCGAATTGGCCGAACGATGCGACACGACCGAACGAACGATTTACCGCGATCTCGAAGCGCTCAGCGCCATGAACGTACCGGTCAGCAACCTCGGACACGGCAAGGGCTATGCGTTCGTCGGCAATTTTTCGCTGTATCCGCTGGATTGGACCGACGAGGAGACGCTCGCGTTCACGATGCTGCCTTCGATTCTCGAGCATGTGCAGCAGCTGTTGCCGCCCGGCTTCTCCTCCGCCTACGAGAAGGTAATGGCCGCCAATCGCAAGGAGAAGGCGAAGCGCCGCGACACGATCGAGGACATCGCAGATATTATTCAGACGGGCACGCCGTCGCACCGGGACGACGCGCAGCATCATTTGTTCGCGATCATGCAGGCGGCGCTCAGCCAGAAGACGGTCGAGGCGACCTACTTCACGCTCAGCCGGAACGAAACGAAGGAGCGGAAGATCGATCCGTACTATCTCGTCCCGCGCGAGCAGCGGTTTTACTTGATCGGGTACTGCCATTCGGCGCAAGAGATTCGAACGTTCCGCCTCAGCCGCTTCCGGCGCGTATCGCTGACGGAGCAGTCGTTCGACAAGGGCGATTTCAACATCCGCCAATATATGAAGCATACGTGGTCCATCGAGCGGGGCGATGAGCTAATCACGTTCAAGGTGAAGTTCGCACCGAACGTTGCCCGGTATATTCGCGAGGAGGAACTATTCGTTCGCCCGAAGCTGACGGAGATGCCCGACGGCGGGCTGCTGTTCGAGGTGACGGTCAACCATGACCGCGAGTTTCTCGGCTGGCTCAGCCAATACGGCCCTGACGCGGAAATCGTCGAGCCGCAGTCGTACCGGGAGCAAATGCGGGAGCGGCTCGAACGCTGGCAAGCGATCTATGCGCGATGA
- a CDS encoding polysaccharide deacetylase family protein, translating into MKQIVKCFPGGKHKVLTMSYDDGREADRRLVGIFNQYGIKGTFHLNSGLLGAGDRIGADEIASLYAGHEVSAHTVTHPTIARSPKEALVHEIMEDRKALERLTGYTVRGMSYPNGSYSPAIMDLLPHLGIEYARTVHSTKTFGFPNRWHEWNPTCHHNHDVLEIGKAFAELHKRQYLYMMYVWGHSYEFNDRNNWDVIERFCEFIGGRDDIWYATNIEIYDYLQACDRLQFSAACDFVYNPSAMSVWLSVGGDIVEAKGGARTTLE; encoded by the coding sequence ATGAAACAAATCGTCAAATGCTTCCCCGGCGGCAAACACAAAGTGCTCACGATGAGCTACGACGACGGGCGCGAAGCGGATCGCCGCCTCGTCGGTATTTTCAATCAATACGGCATTAAAGGCACGTTCCACCTCAACTCGGGCTTGCTCGGCGCAGGCGACCGGATCGGCGCGGACGAAATCGCGTCGTTGTACGCGGGACACGAGGTGTCGGCGCACACCGTCACCCATCCGACGATCGCGCGCAGCCCGAAGGAGGCGTTGGTCCATGAAATCATGGAGGACCGTAAAGCGCTGGAGCGGCTGACCGGCTATACGGTTCGAGGCATGTCGTATCCGAACGGCTCGTACAGCCCGGCCATTATGGATCTGCTGCCGCATCTCGGCATCGAATACGCGCGCACGGTACACAGCACGAAGACGTTCGGCTTCCCGAACCGGTGGCATGAATGGAATCCGACCTGCCACCACAACCATGACGTGCTGGAGATCGGCAAGGCGTTCGCCGAACTGCACAAGCGTCAATATTTGTATATGATGTACGTGTGGGGCCACAGCTATGAGTTTAACGATCGAAACAACTGGGACGTCATCGAACGGTTTTGCGAATTCATCGGGGGCCGGGACGACATTTGGTACGCGACGAACATCGAAATTTACGATTATTTGCAGGCGTGCGACCGTTTGCAATTTTCGGCGGCGTGCGACTTCGTGTACAACCCTTCCGCGATGTCGGTTTGGCTCAGCGTCGGCGGAGACATCGTCGAAGCGAAGGGCGGGGCGCGGACGACGCTGGAGTAA
- a CDS encoding alpha/beta hydrolase: MALMEAHVYSTILGMDVQTTVIMPQERQPYDGDGKLKTLWLLHGGSGDHSMWQRMSRIEQHANRFGIAVVLPGAMHSCWTDMAHGGRYFTYMTEELPGLMRQLFPRLSAEREDNLIAGLSNGGYGCFRIGLARPDLFGAIGAMSAGDKSDIAFVNDGSARAYDRILLFGEGDIRGTENDLKWLGRRAVAAGGPLPRVYHACGSEDPWLDLNHLMRDFFEGLEGNPFDYRYHEAEGHGHTWEFWDEEIVRFLQHLGLETKSTYIDG, translated from the coding sequence ATGGCGCTGATGGAAGCGCATGTGTACTCGACCATTCTCGGCATGGACGTCCAAACGACCGTCATCATGCCGCAGGAAAGACAGCCGTACGACGGGGACGGCAAGCTGAAGACGCTGTGGCTGCTGCACGGCGGTTCGGGCGACCACAGCATGTGGCAGCGCATGAGCCGCATCGAGCAGCATGCGAACCGGTTCGGCATCGCCGTCGTACTGCCGGGAGCGATGCATTCGTGTTGGACCGACATGGCGCATGGCGGCCGATATTTCACGTACATGACCGAGGAGCTGCCGGGGCTGATGCGCCAGCTGTTCCCGCGGTTGTCCGCCGAACGGGAGGACAATCTGATCGCCGGCTTGTCGAACGGCGGCTACGGCTGCTTCCGCATCGGGCTCGCCCGGCCGGATCTGTTCGGCGCGATCGGCGCGATGTCGGCCGGCGACAAATCCGACATCGCCTTCGTGAACGACGGTTCGGCTCGGGCATATGATCGCATACTGCTGTTCGGCGAGGGTGACATTCGGGGGACGGAGAACGACCTGAAATGGCTCGGCCGCCGCGCCGTCGCCGCCGGCGGTCCGCTCCCAAGAGTGTATCACGCCTGCGGTAGCGAGGACCCGTGGCTGGACCTCAATCATCTCATGAGGGATTTTTTCGAAGGCCTAGAGGGCAACCCGTTCGATTACCGCTATCACGAAGCAGAAGGCCATGGGCATACGTGGGAGTTTTGGGACGAAGAAATCGTTCGTTTCTTGCAGCATCTAGGGTTGGAAACGAAGTCGACCTATATCGACGGGTAG
- a CDS encoding PD-(D/E)XK nuclease family protein — protein sequence MPTPTLTALYRIIEEEPLRRKILIVRSFAAGHQWVQRMARTFGAVQQVEVHTVESLALEAARLKLFEGGRRYVSREESRWLIMSLMTKLGQAGDDYVPTAMVTPGVAEAFHNAVCELREAGLTSARIEPNRFERPEKGAYVRRLLQAYEEALERDKLIDFAHLFRYAEPMENGLLLLDPALRLSAAGDAVLKALAGRIVVLPDNEPFTDPNSGFPYQTLAMFRAAGTLAEPKEAFRRIAAQRLAWDQVEIILSDYAACAPKVHALARSLDVPCTFAQGLPFLAGSIGKAALAALEWMESDFRAETLIAAFRRGLLRLPSEEIKSSDAVRVLETSGIGWGRERYALLREYASDQENLAACARQLEETVSEWFAALPVRRSDWSCAHVADALARWVECCREPAGRSDADALQTVRELRETTRRWGDEPVGASTAIRLVREQLESKYVEAEGIPKPGSLFISSLENGGQSGRPFTFILGMDEESWALSIRQDPVLLDAERRALNEAAGIPELLETSGRRAVRRQDERDRRLGGIRGTVTASFTGLRLSDQKEGSPAYELLQLYRLHCGNGDADFDALFDALPEPAIYFGGLTDLNIYTTDYLLGELSTKQHTLRDGRSSVLAVYSLLSSGAAAVESRQETLIGAYDGVLRSNVVEEGISLQSYSASKLETYAKCPLLFFYQELLGIRPKETAVYDRSRWLDPLQRGSLLHRIFFVYMNETVAAGGEHDRDRLDRIAERLLQETLQAIPAPSAHVYEKECASIRGDVEVFYHMELRRGSRPAYFELELHADGGTFALELSDGFVLPLRGVVDRIDETAPHRYRVIDYKTGNPKSYDDGSFYAGGKQVQHALYALAVEQWLRRTGRDPEAVVDEAGYAFPTARGMGEEAMRAQLGKREETERLLRSAVEAIRSGLFPPADDPKVCAYCDYAAVCGPHAEWKKGARNFPENRERLAPLLEVTRHG from the coding sequence ATGCCGACACCGACGCTGACCGCTTTATATCGAATCATCGAGGAAGAACCGCTCCGGCGGAAAATACTGATCGTCCGCAGCTTCGCAGCCGGCCATCAATGGGTGCAGCGAATGGCTAGAACGTTCGGCGCCGTTCAGCAGGTCGAAGTGCACACCGTGGAATCATTGGCGCTGGAGGCGGCGCGGCTCAAGCTGTTCGAAGGCGGCCGGCGGTATGTTTCGCGCGAGGAGTCGCGCTGGCTCATCATGTCGCTGATGACGAAGCTCGGGCAGGCGGGGGACGACTATGTGCCGACCGCGATGGTGACGCCCGGCGTCGCGGAGGCGTTCCACAACGCCGTTTGCGAGCTGCGGGAAGCCGGGCTGACGTCCGCGCGCATCGAACCGAACCGATTCGAACGCCCGGAGAAAGGGGCTTACGTACGCCGGCTGCTGCAAGCGTACGAAGAGGCGTTGGAGCGCGACAAGCTGATCGATTTCGCGCATCTGTTCCGGTACGCGGAGCCGATGGAGAACGGGCTGCTGCTGCTAGACCCGGCTCTCCGGCTGTCGGCGGCGGGCGACGCGGTTCTGAAGGCGCTTGCCGGCCGAATCGTCGTCCTGCCCGACAACGAGCCGTTCACGGACCCGAACTCCGGGTTTCCGTATCAGACGTTGGCGATGTTCCGGGCGGCGGGGACTTTGGCTGAGCCGAAAGAAGCGTTCCGGCGCATCGCAGCGCAGCGTCTCGCTTGGGATCAGGTGGAGATCATTCTGTCCGACTACGCAGCCTGCGCGCCGAAAGTGCATGCCCTGGCGCGCAGCTTGGACGTACCGTGCACATTCGCTCAAGGACTCCCGTTCCTTGCGGGCTCGATCGGCAAAGCCGCATTGGCGGCGCTGGAGTGGATGGAATCGGATTTTCGGGCGGAGACGCTGATCGCTGCGTTCCGCCGGGGGCTGCTGCGGCTTCCGTCCGAGGAAATAAAGTCTTCGGATGCCGTCCGCGTGCTGGAGACGAGCGGCATCGGCTGGGGACGGGAACGCTACGCGCTGCTTCGGGAGTACGCGTCCGACCAAGAAAACCTCGCCGCCTGCGCACGGCAGCTCGAAGAGACCGTCTCCGAATGGTTCGCGGCGCTCCCCGTACGGCGGAGCGACTGGAGCTGCGCGCATGTCGCGGACGCTCTCGCGCGATGGGTTGAATGCTGCAGGGAACCGGCTGGCCGCAGCGACGCCGACGCGTTGCAAACGGTGCGGGAGCTGCGGGAGACGACTCGTCGGTGGGGAGATGAACCGGTGGGCGCTTCGACAGCGATTCGGCTCGTTCGCGAGCAGTTGGAATCTAAGTACGTAGAAGCGGAAGGGATACCGAAACCGGGGAGCCTGTTCATTTCTTCGTTGGAGAACGGCGGCCAATCCGGTCGGCCCTTCACATTCATTCTAGGCATGGATGAAGAGTCGTGGGCGCTGTCGATTCGGCAGGATCCCGTGCTGCTCGACGCGGAGCGCCGCGCGCTCAATGAGGCGGCGGGGATACCGGAGTTGCTGGAGACGAGCGGACGCCGTGCCGTTCGCCGCCAGGATGAGCGGGATCGAAGGCTTGGAGGCATCCGCGGAACGGTCACGGCCAGCTTTACCGGTTTGCGGCTGTCCGACCAGAAGGAAGGCAGCCCCGCGTACGAGCTGCTGCAGTTGTACCGGCTGCATTGCGGCAACGGCGATGCCGACTTCGATGCGCTGTTCGACGCGTTGCCGGAACCGGCTATCTATTTTGGTGGATTAACTGATTTAAATATTTATACCACTGATTATTTATTAGGTGAATTATCTACGAAACAACACACCCTACGGGACGGTCGATCGTCCGTTCTGGCCGTTTACTCGCTGCTATCGAGCGGCGCTGCGGCCGTCGAATCGCGTCAAGAGACGCTGATCGGCGCTTACGACGGCGTGCTCCGATCGAACGTGGTCGAAGAGGGTATCTCGTTACAAAGCTACAGTGCCAGCAAGCTGGAAACGTATGCGAAATGCCCGCTGCTGTTTTTCTACCAAGAGCTGCTCGGGATTCGTCCGAAAGAGACGGCCGTTTACGACCGATCGCGCTGGCTCGATCCGTTGCAGCGGGGCTCGCTGCTGCACCGCATCTTCTTTGTTTACATGAACGAGACGGTCGCGGCGGGAGGGGAGCATGACCGCGATCGTTTGGACCGCATTGCCGAAAGGTTGCTGCAGGAGACGCTTCAGGCGATTCCCGCGCCGAGCGCGCATGTGTACGAGAAAGAGTGCGCGTCGATCCGGGGCGACGTCGAAGTGTTTTACCACATGGAGCTGCGGCGCGGGAGCCGGCCGGCGTACTTCGAGCTCGAGCTGCATGCCGACGGAGGGACGTTCGCGTTGGAGCTGTCGGACGGCTTCGTGCTGCCGCTTCGCGGCGTCGTCGACCGCATCGACGAGACGGCCCCCCATCGGTATCGCGTCATCGATTACAAAACCGGCAATCCGAAGTCGTACGACGACGGTTCCTTCTATGCCGGAGGGAAGCAGGTGCAGCACGCGCTGTACGCGCTCGCCGTCGAGCAGTGGCTCCGGCGCACCGGCCGGGATCCCGAGGCCGTCGTGGACGAGGCCGGTTATGCGTTCCCGACGGCGCGCGGCATGGGCGAAGAAGCGATGAGGGCGCAGCTTGGAAAACGCGAGGAAACGGAGCGGCTGCTCCGCTCCGCCGTCGAGGCGATTCGAAGCGGCCTGTTCCCGCCTGCGGACGACCCGAAGGTATGCGCGTATTGCGATTACGCGGCCGTGTGCGGTCCGCATGCGGAGTGGAAGAAAGGCGCACGCAATTTCCCGGAAAACCGCGAGCGCCTAGCGCCGCTGTTGGAGGTGACCCGACATGGTTGA
- a CDS encoding phosphodiester glycosidase family protein has protein sequence MSTKPLLPLGLAVTALFACIAAFQLRAPELEAEYASAAVSYASTEAPLSVLKQQAAEVSDAYGQMSAGAASSVEQLTDIRNAVSALSEAAKKEQAADAEQRKAVDQLVDQSKQQNAETGDVLAAVLSNMLGDPIGQTFGERATIKVYSLKEAGYRGYLAKVKLHDPKAVELVLSGDKIGHKGETTSAAAKRTGAALAINAGGFSKGKDGLLYPLGVTVVDGEIVTFYQTGLSFIGFNRTGNLVGGDIHSRKDVEKLDVLNGATFVPTLLKDGKKQTIPSKWKNKKEPRTMIGHFSNGDLLFIVIDGRQEGYSSGVTLEEAQTKLLEWNVRDAYNLDGGGSSAFVYNGKVLNSPSDGKERKVVSNFVVFK, from the coding sequence GTGTCTACTAAACCGCTTCTCCCGCTCGGGCTCGCCGTCACGGCGCTGTTCGCCTGCATCGCCGCGTTCCAGCTGCGCGCCCCCGAACTGGAAGCCGAGTATGCGTCGGCCGCGGTGTCGTACGCGTCGACCGAAGCCCCGCTGAGCGTCTTGAAGCAGCAAGCGGCTGAGGTGTCTGACGCCTACGGTCAAATGAGCGCCGGCGCGGCGTCGTCCGTCGAGCAGCTGACCGACATCCGCAATGCGGTGTCCGCGCTCTCGGAGGCGGCGAAGAAGGAGCAGGCCGCCGACGCGGAGCAGCGGAAAGCGGTCGACCAGCTTGTCGATCAAAGCAAACAGCAGAACGCGGAGACGGGGGACGTGCTGGCCGCTGTGCTGTCTAACATGCTAGGCGACCCGATCGGCCAAACGTTCGGCGAACGGGCGACGATCAAAGTGTACTCGCTCAAGGAAGCGGGCTACCGCGGGTACCTCGCGAAAGTGAAGCTCCACGACCCGAAAGCGGTCGAGCTCGTCTTGTCGGGCGATAAAATCGGGCATAAGGGAGAGACGACGAGCGCCGCGGCGAAACGGACCGGGGCCGCGCTCGCGATCAACGCGGGCGGGTTCTCCAAAGGGAAAGACGGACTGCTATACCCGCTCGGCGTCACCGTCGTCGACGGGGAAATCGTCACCTTTTATCAAACCGGACTCAGCTTCATCGGGTTCAACCGAACCGGCAATTTGGTCGGCGGGGACATTCACTCGAGGAAAGATGTCGAGAAGCTGGACGTCCTGAACGGGGCTACCTTCGTGCCTACGCTGCTGAAGGACGGCAAGAAACAGACGATCCCGTCGAAATGGAAAAACAAGAAGGAGCCGCGGACGATGATCGGCCATTTCTCAAACGGCGATCTGCTGTTCATCGTCATCGACGGCAGGCAGGAAGGCTACAGCAGCGGCGTCACGCTGGAAGAAGCGCAGACAAAGCTGCTGGAGTGGAACGTTCGCGATGCGTACAATTTGGACGGCGGCGGCTCCAGCGCCTTCGTCTACAACGGCAAAGTGCTAAACAGTCCTTCCGACGGGAAGGAACGGAAGGTCGTTTCCAATTTCGTCGTATTTAAGTAA
- a CDS encoding Gfo/Idh/MocA family oxidoreductase, with protein sequence MSKHRIVLVGHGTISKAYLKAFASVPEADIVAVVGRNPEKVAAFAAEHGIPAHGVDLAETAARAGANAAVICTPNAAHYDGVLAAARAGLHCLCEKPLHIAPEKQREMIAACKERGVVLAVSYMRRFIEHLRYLKELVDSGTLGRIMTVDVTIKHFRSKQYYESWHGTLEMDGGGPFIQQGSHIIDLALWLNGGYREVLSANMFQVFHDIETEDHGYAVVRYGNGAIGMIEASTASVGMQKEMIEISGTEGSVSANYDGIVSFHVPGVEPPAFDPDRSANDELFRQLAADFAQAIDEGRAPFVDGESAAVATEFINDIYRKAGQPARTFGG encoded by the coding sequence ATGAGCAAACATCGTATCGTTCTGGTCGGCCACGGCACGATCAGCAAGGCGTACTTGAAAGCGTTCGCTTCGGTGCCGGAGGCGGACATCGTCGCTGTCGTCGGGCGCAATCCCGAGAAGGTCGCGGCGTTCGCCGCAGAGCACGGCATACCGGCGCACGGCGTCGACCTCGCCGAGACGGCCGCCCGCGCCGGGGCGAACGCGGCCGTCATTTGCACGCCGAATGCGGCGCATTACGACGGCGTCCTGGCGGCGGCGCGAGCGGGCCTGCACTGCTTGTGCGAGAAACCGCTCCACATCGCGCCGGAGAAGCAGCGCGAGATGATCGCTGCCTGCAAGGAGCGCGGGGTCGTGCTCGCGGTATCGTACATGCGGCGGTTTATCGAGCATTTGCGCTATCTGAAGGAGCTGGTCGACTCGGGCACGCTCGGGCGCATTATGACGGTGGACGTCACCATTAAACATTTCCGCTCCAAACAATATTACGAATCGTGGCACGGGACGCTCGAGATGGACGGCGGCGGTCCGTTCATCCAGCAGGGCAGCCACATTATCGACCTCGCGCTTTGGCTGAACGGCGGCTACCGAGAGGTGCTGAGCGCGAACATGTTCCAAGTGTTTCACGATATCGAAACCGAGGACCACGGTTATGCGGTCGTTCGGTACGGCAACGGCGCGATCGGCATGATCGAAGCGTCGACCGCGAGCGTCGGCATGCAGAAGGAGATGATCGAAATTTCCGGCACCGAAGGCAGCGTGTCGGCGAATTACGACGGGATCGTCTCCTTCCACGTGCCGGGCGTCGAGCCGCCCGCGTTCGACCCCGACCGATCCGCGAACGACGAGCTGTTCCGGCAGCTCGCGGCGGACTTCGCGCAGGCGATCGACGAAGGCCGCGCCCCGTTCGTCGACGGCGAATCGGCCGCCGTCGCGACGGAATTCATTAACGACATATACCGGAAAGCCGGTCAACCGGCACGAACATTCGGAGGGTGA